One segment of Rhodopirellula baltica SH 1 DNA contains the following:
- a CDS encoding 3-keto-disaccharide hydrolase, with protein sequence MMNRIFSRSSYVFTIATCLCASMIISGCSSSATTESTDNEAETKTGSVAAIDELPPESPEASFEPPVFEANAEKLLASRLPIERTREGWIRLFDGHTLFGWVIGGNANFRVEDETIVADQGENCLLTTSTQWSDYELELQFQCDEETNSGVFVRTTLDPQDVTTDCYEVNIAPPSNPFPTGGVVQRTKGQTFDTDPEKWHTMNILCNGSTLRVTIDGTVTCELDDATRPTTGYIGLQHRDGRVAFKDIQLRPLGLKNLLADGLEGWTVREGMEGEYRIDDDGHLVVDGGKQQLETKAVFGDFVMLADYKMDDPKSNSGLFFRAIPGDEMMGYECQVSNELIDGNPLQPADCGAGGIFRRQDARVVAGEPKRWNSILLVAEGNHFATWVNGLQVTDIVDTRKADENPRRGLRLEPGSIIVQGHDKTTQATYRQIAVAEKVAAEGGE encoded by the coding sequence ATGATGAACCGAATCTTCTCTCGCTCGTCCTATGTGTTCACGATTGCAACTTGTTTGTGCGCCAGCATGATCATTTCGGGTTGCTCGTCTTCAGCGACAACTGAGTCGACGGACAACGAAGCCGAAACCAAAACCGGTTCGGTTGCTGCGATCGACGAATTGCCGCCGGAGTCTCCAGAGGCCTCCTTTGAGCCGCCTGTTTTTGAGGCCAACGCAGAGAAGTTGCTGGCCAGTCGTTTGCCGATCGAACGGACTCGGGAGGGTTGGATTCGATTGTTCGACGGGCACACCTTGTTTGGATGGGTGATCGGCGGGAACGCGAATTTCCGAGTGGAAGATGAAACCATCGTGGCTGACCAAGGCGAGAACTGCCTGCTGACCACATCGACGCAGTGGAGCGACTACGAATTGGAATTGCAGTTCCAGTGTGATGAAGAAACCAATTCGGGCGTCTTTGTCCGCACCACGCTGGATCCACAAGACGTCACGACGGATTGCTACGAGGTCAATATCGCACCGCCATCCAACCCATTTCCAACCGGCGGTGTGGTCCAGCGAACGAAGGGCCAAACCTTCGACACCGATCCTGAAAAATGGCACACGATGAACATCCTGTGCAATGGTTCAACGTTGCGAGTCACGATCGATGGAACCGTCACTTGCGAGTTGGATGATGCAACGCGGCCGACCACTGGCTACATCGGTTTGCAACACCGCGACGGCCGAGTCGCATTCAAAGACATCCAGTTGCGTCCGTTGGGACTGAAGAATTTGTTGGCCGATGGCCTGGAAGGTTGGACCGTTCGGGAAGGAATGGAGGGCGAGTACCGAATCGATGACGATGGTCATTTGGTTGTCGATGGTGGCAAGCAACAGCTCGAGACAAAGGCTGTGTTCGGCGACTTTGTCATGTTGGCTGACTACAAAATGGACGATCCGAAATCTAACTCGGGTTTGTTCTTTCGCGCCATTCCCGGCGATGAAATGATGGGATACGAGTGCCAGGTCAGCAACGAGTTGATCGATGGCAACCCATTGCAGCCCGCCGACTGCGGTGCAGGCGGGATCTTTCGTCGTCAAGACGCTCGCGTGGTCGCCGGTGAACCGAAGCGATGGAATTCAATCTTGCTCGTCGCGGAAGGCAATCACTTCGCGACGTGGGTCAACGGTTTGCAAGTGACCGATATCGTTGACACTCGCAAGGCGGACGAAAACCCTCGCCGCGGACTTCGGCTGGAACCCGGTTCGATCATTGTGCAAGGTCACGACAAGACCACGCAGGCGACCTATCGCCAGATCGCCGTTGCCGAGAAGGTCGCCGCAGAAGGCGGTGAATAG
- a CDS encoding sulfotransferase family protein: protein MESTSKSEVPSTPSAKAANIKPAKLNSYPFYSPRFWHGMRPAAWWRLLRSGSFEISPSRIPMVISVSLTTFVNTLLTWLQNVLFARRLREAELHGPPVFIVGHWRSGTTLLHELMVRDERFSSPSTFQCFAPSHFLVTQWFFRKFASWLLPGKRPMDNMDAGWERPQEDEFALMNLGLPSPYRRIAFPRRKQVDMEYLDLIDVSNEDRETWLSTLRSFLLRVSVSTNRPLVIKSPTHTGRIGHLARAFPQAKFVHITRDPRSLFPSTCRLWRSLDEVQSLQTSDEEGLDEYVLTCLAKMYDSFHADRPEIDEHHIIDIRYENLIADPVGTLRTIYESLRLSDFDTVSEDIQDWADNEHRQYKTNKHQLDPDQEKLLLDRWSDYFDRYGYR from the coding sequence ATGGAATCCACTTCGAAATCCGAAGTTCCCTCAACGCCTTCAGCCAAAGCGGCAAACATTAAACCGGCCAAGCTGAACTCGTACCCGTTTTACAGCCCGCGTTTTTGGCACGGGATGCGGCCAGCCGCATGGTGGCGTTTGCTGCGCAGTGGCAGTTTCGAAATCAGTCCATCGCGAATCCCGATGGTGATCAGCGTTTCACTGACAACATTCGTCAACACGCTGTTGACGTGGCTGCAGAACGTTTTGTTCGCGCGACGGCTTCGAGAAGCGGAATTGCATGGACCTCCGGTCTTTATCGTCGGCCACTGGCGAAGCGGCACCACGTTGCTGCACGAATTGATGGTTCGAGACGAGCGATTCAGCAGTCCGTCGACGTTTCAGTGCTTTGCACCCTCGCATTTTCTCGTGACCCAGTGGTTCTTTCGAAAATTCGCCAGTTGGTTGCTGCCGGGCAAACGTCCGATGGACAACATGGATGCGGGATGGGAACGGCCGCAGGAAGACGAATTCGCGTTGATGAATTTGGGACTGCCTTCGCCATATCGCAGAATTGCCTTTCCGCGAAGGAAGCAGGTCGACATGGAGTATTTGGACCTGATCGATGTGTCCAACGAAGACCGCGAAACTTGGTTGTCGACATTGCGTTCGTTTTTGCTGCGAGTCAGCGTGTCAACGAATCGGCCGTTGGTGATCAAAAGTCCAACCCACACCGGCCGAATCGGTCATTTGGCTCGAGCGTTCCCGCAGGCCAAGTTCGTTCACATCACTCGCGATCCGCGGTCGCTATTTCCGAGCACCTGTCGTCTGTGGCGAAGTTTGGACGAGGTGCAGTCGTTGCAAACTAGCGATGAAGAAGGTCTGGATGAATACGTGCTGACGTGTCTGGCAAAGATGTATGACTCGTTTCATGCGGATCGTCCGGAAATCGATGAGCATCACATCATCGACATTCGTTACGAAAATCTGATCGCCGATCCGGTCGGCACTCTACGAACGATCTACGAGTCGTTGCGGTTGAGCGATTTCGATACGGTCAGCGAAGACATCCAAGATTGGGCCGACAACGAACACCGGCAGTACAAAACCAACAAGCATCAATTGGATCCGGATCAAGAAAAGCTCTTGCTGGATCGTTGGAGCGACTATTTTGACCGGTACGGATACCGTTGA
- a CDS encoding MazG nucleotide pyrophosphohydrolase domain-containing protein, whose amino-acid sequence MTSPSKDLSIADLQKHIHRMYYDKDVARGVDGTFMWLMEEVGELASALRGDDRENLAEEFADVIAWLFTIANVADIDLAEALSKKYGNGCPGCGRFQCECSLSEKP is encoded by the coding sequence ATGACGTCTCCCAGCAAAGATCTCTCGATCGCGGATTTGCAAAAGCACATCCACCGCATGTATTACGACAAAGACGTCGCTCGCGGTGTGGATGGAACGTTCATGTGGTTGATGGAGGAAGTCGGCGAACTCGCCTCCGCCTTACGGGGGGATGACCGCGAAAATTTGGCGGAGGAATTTGCTGACGTGATTGCTTGGTTGTTCACGATCGCAAACGTCGCCGACATCGATTTGGCAGAAGCGTTGTCGAAGAAGTACGGCAACGGTTGCCCGGGTTGTGGACGATTTCAGTGCGAATGCAGTCTGAGCGAGAAGCCATGA
- a CDS encoding ABC transporter ATP-binding protein, whose amino-acid sequence MIKTVDLTKKYGDAFAIRAIDLDLEAGDLFGFIGPNGAGKTTTMRIIATLLEPSWGEAYVCGHSVHTQPKEIRRLVGYMPDFFGVYDDMTVVEYLEFFAASYRIGGTDRRKRVNEMLEVVDLDFKRDAYANTLSRGQTQRLGLARTLLHDPQVLLLDEPLSGLDPRARIEMRNLLRRLGEMGKTVIVSSHILPELADVCNKVGIIDRGELKQNARVTEVIRMVREHTVLIIQPSQREQMSRIAELFQGHPLVQSTQPGDDAVRVILNSDTDDYSELPKLLIENGIGLKRFAEEELDLESAFMALTKGTSTRM is encoded by the coding sequence GTGATCAAGACAGTTGACCTGACGAAAAAATACGGCGACGCATTCGCGATCCGCGCCATTGATTTGGACCTGGAAGCGGGCGATCTGTTCGGTTTCATTGGCCCCAACGGGGCAGGCAAAACAACGACGATGCGGATCATCGCCACGCTGCTGGAACCCAGCTGGGGCGAGGCTTACGTGTGCGGGCACAGCGTCCACACGCAGCCCAAGGAAATCCGCCGATTGGTCGGCTACATGCCCGACTTCTTTGGCGTGTACGACGACATGACCGTGGTCGAGTACCTGGAGTTCTTTGCCGCTTCGTACCGAATTGGTGGAACCGATCGTCGCAAACGCGTCAACGAAATGTTGGAAGTCGTCGACCTGGACTTCAAACGGGACGCCTACGCCAACACGCTCTCTCGCGGACAAACCCAACGTCTGGGACTCGCCAGAACGCTGCTGCACGATCCCCAAGTGCTGCTGCTCGACGAGCCGCTCTCAGGACTCGACCCGCGAGCCCGGATTGAGATGCGAAACCTGCTCCGCAGACTCGGTGAGATGGGCAAAACCGTGATCGTCAGCAGTCACATCCTGCCGGAATTGGCCGACGTTTGTAACAAGGTAGGAATCATCGACCGCGGCGAACTCAAGCAGAACGCTCGCGTCACCGAAGTGATCCGCATGGTTCGCGAACACACCGTGTTGATCATTCAACCGAGCCAACGCGAGCAGATGTCGCGAATCGCCGAGCTTTTCCAGGGCCATCCACTGGTCCAGTCGACTCAGCCGGGCGATGACGCCGTTCGGGTGATCCTCAATAGTGACACGGACGATTACAGCGAACTGCCCAAATTGCTGATCGAAAATGGCATCGGGCTGAAGCGATTTGCCGAGGAAGAACTCGACCTGGAATCGGCCTTTATGGCACTGACGAAGGGTACCAGCACCCGAATGTGA
- a CDS encoding 3-hydroxyacyl-ACP dehydratase FabZ family protein, which translates to MKYRQIDRITELTPGQRLVGERTLAANEEYLADHFPRFPVMPGVMMLEALHQAAVWLIRMSPDFDSALVLLREAKSVKFGDFLSPGETLTVEAEIFKRDGALTIVKAKARKGDRTTVSARLVLESCSSGDPEHLGTDADVQRLSREQFFSLFSDSPAAMALRRPGENISPTMTPHSV; encoded by the coding sequence ATGAAATACCGCCAAATCGACCGAATTACCGAACTGACCCCCGGCCAACGCTTGGTCGGCGAACGTACTTTGGCGGCAAACGAAGAATACTTAGCCGACCATTTCCCGCGGTTCCCCGTCATGCCCGGCGTGATGATGCTCGAAGCATTGCACCAAGCCGCCGTGTGGCTGATCCGAATGTCGCCCGATTTTGATTCTGCCTTGGTACTTCTTCGCGAAGCCAAGAGCGTCAAGTTTGGTGACTTTTTATCGCCTGGTGAGACGCTGACAGTGGAAGCGGAGATATTCAAACGCGACGGCGCGTTGACAATTGTCAAAGCCAAAGCCCGCAAGGGCGACCGAACGACCGTTTCGGCTCGTTTGGTCCTTGAGAGCTGCTCTAGTGGCGACCCAGAACATCTTGGTACCGACGCGGACGTTCAACGACTCTCTCGCGAGCAATTTTTTTCCTTGTTCAGCGACTCACCCGCCGCGATGGCCCTGCGCCGTCCCGGCGAGAACATATCGCCGACCATGACCCCTCACTCTGTTTGA
- a CDS encoding acyl carrier protein, whose amino-acid sequence MALSEDEIFTKVQEALVDALGVDDDETTRDATLVGDLGAESIDFLDIVFKLEKAFDIQIPREELSPEDILTNSQYVQDGVVTADGMAELKKRMPWADLSKFQENPRVQDFGNLLTVGDLCNYVDSKVNQ is encoded by the coding sequence ATGGCGCTCTCAGAAGACGAAATTTTCACCAAGGTCCAAGAAGCTCTCGTTGACGCATTGGGTGTCGACGATGACGAAACCACTCGCGATGCCACTTTGGTGGGCGATCTCGGTGCCGAATCAATCGACTTCTTGGACATCGTGTTCAAGCTCGAGAAAGCTTTCGACATCCAAATTCCTCGCGAAGAACTGTCGCCTGAAGACATTCTGACGAACAGCCAATACGTTCAAGACGGTGTTGTCACCGCTGACGGGATGGCGGAACTTAAGAAGCGGATGCCTTGGGCCGACTTGTCGAAATTCCAAGAAAACCCACGGGTTCAAGACTTCGGCAACTTGTTAACCGTTGGCGACTTGTGCAATTACGTCGACAGCAAAGTCAACCAGTAA
- a CDS encoding 3-hydroxyacyl-ACP dehydratase FabZ family protein gives MRWFWVDRFTEFVSGSHASGVKNVALDEEVVDDYCLGYTMLPPTLIIEGLAQLGGILVHEKFGFTKRVVLAKVGSAKYYAPARPGDSLQYHVKLERTQESGATVTGTSHCDGELQAEVDLMFAFLEEGHLIDGPLFNPGDLLAMMRMMNFFHVAVTADGEPIPFHENL, from the coding sequence ATGCGATGGTTTTGGGTGGATCGCTTCACCGAATTTGTGAGCGGTTCTCATGCGTCCGGCGTGAAGAACGTCGCGTTGGACGAAGAGGTCGTTGACGATTACTGCCTCGGCTACACGATGCTTCCGCCAACTCTCATCATCGAGGGTCTCGCTCAATTGGGCGGGATCCTGGTGCACGAGAAGTTTGGATTCACCAAACGGGTCGTTTTGGCCAAGGTCGGCAGTGCGAAGTACTATGCACCTGCGCGACCTGGCGATTCGTTGCAGTATCATGTCAAACTGGAACGCACCCAAGAAAGTGGTGCAACCGTCACCGGTACCAGCCACTGCGATGGTGAATTGCAAGCCGAAGTCGACCTGATGTTTGCCTTCCTCGAGGAAGGCCATTTAATCGATGGGCCGCTCTTCAATCCTGGCGATTTGCTGGCCATGATGCGGATGATGAACTTCTTTCACGTCGCCGTCACGGCTGACGGAGAACCGATTCCTTTTCACGAAAATCTGTAA
- a CDS encoding beta-ketoacyl-[acyl-carrier-protein] synthase family protein: MSSRRRVVVTGIGMINPMGWDVATVWSGLQESGSGVAPTTLFNASGFPTRISAEIKNWDITKAVEDGEKHVQRGRHTQFAIAAATQAMKDSGVLSSIKDPTRIGVYLGSGEGNQDFNTFSKMMVAALADGTYDPTKFIAAGLSLLDPAKELEQEPNMPAAHLAARFNAQGPNFNCLTACAASSQAVGEATEIIRRGEADAMLAGGTHSMIHPFGVTGFNLLTALSESNDDPTKASRPFDAGRNGFVLGEGSAMVVLEELESAKKRGATIYGEVAGYGTTADAYRITDIPPDGHGGIGSMRMAIADAGLNPSDIGYVNAHGTSTKVNDRVETKACREVFGEHAEQTPVSSTKSMMGHLIAAAGVTEMIVCLMAIRDSVLPPTINQETPDPDCDLDYVPNEARPAEIKHALNNSFGFGGQNVTLCLSRFDG, translated from the coding sequence ATGTCGTCGCGTCGCCGAGTCGTCGTCACCGGAATCGGTATGATCAACCCAATGGGTTGGGATGTCGCCACCGTTTGGTCTGGCCTGCAAGAAAGCGGCAGTGGCGTTGCGCCCACGACGCTGTTCAACGCCAGCGGTTTCCCCACGCGAATCAGTGCGGAAATCAAAAACTGGGACATCACCAAAGCGGTTGAAGACGGTGAAAAACACGTCCAACGCGGACGTCACACGCAATTTGCGATTGCGGCTGCCACTCAAGCGATGAAGGACAGCGGTGTCCTGTCGTCGATCAAGGATCCCACGCGAATCGGCGTTTATTTGGGCAGTGGTGAAGGCAACCAAGACTTCAACACGTTCAGCAAAATGATGGTTGCGGCACTGGCCGACGGAACCTACGACCCAACCAAGTTCATTGCCGCCGGATTGAGCCTGCTCGATCCAGCCAAAGAACTGGAACAAGAACCGAATATGCCCGCGGCGCACCTCGCCGCCCGCTTCAACGCACAGGGCCCAAACTTCAACTGCCTGACCGCATGTGCGGCCAGCAGCCAAGCCGTTGGCGAAGCCACCGAAATCATCCGTCGCGGCGAAGCCGATGCGATGTTGGCGGGCGGAACGCACAGCATGATTCACCCGTTTGGTGTGACCGGATTCAACTTGCTGACGGCGTTGAGCGAAAGCAACGACGATCCGACCAAGGCCAGTCGCCCCTTTGACGCGGGCCGCAACGGTTTTGTGCTGGGTGAAGGCTCCGCCATGGTCGTGCTGGAAGAACTCGAATCAGCCAAGAAACGTGGTGCAACGATCTACGGGGAAGTTGCCGGCTACGGCACAACCGCCGACGCCTATCGCATCACCGACATCCCGCCGGACGGTCACGGCGGCATCGGGTCCATGCGAATGGCAATCGCCGACGCGGGACTCAATCCGTCCGACATCGGTTACGTCAACGCTCACGGAACCAGCACCAAAGTCAACGACCGCGTTGAAACCAAAGCTTGTCGCGAGGTGTTTGGCGAGCATGCCGAACAGACTCCCGTTAGCAGCACCAAGAGCATGATGGGCCACCTGATCGCGGCCGCGGGTGTGACCGAGATGATCGTGTGCCTGATGGCGATTCGCGATTCGGTTTTGCCGCCGACGATCAACCAAGAGACACCGGACCCGGACTGCGATTTGGACTACGTGCCCAATGAAGCTCGCCCAGCCGAGATCAAACACGCACTGAACAACAGCTTCGGCTTTGGTGGCCAAAACGTGACGCTGTGCCTGAGCCGCTTCGACGGCTAA
- a CDS encoding polyprenyl synthetase family protein gives MESLAAVDARLHRELQSRYEALVPVLRHGTQLGGKRLRPALLLLSGAAMHADRTSKNPLTTEELATTEDHIVMATVVEMVHTATLIHDDVLDKAATRRHVPTINARWNDDTSILLGDYLFAQSFYLAATLPSTLACRLVGQAAQKVCEGELRQVLGRDWLDIDEETYLDIIRGKTAELTRVSCQIGADLSGGDESQVEAFARFGNDLGIAFQIADDFLDLWGDDDDVGKTLGTDLQQGKITLPLIRLLRHEDTTVATAALDALRLSPEDRLARVMPLLRKSDAAEYTRKVAESYRRSAIEAISGFAPSSALESLKTIADFAVDRRF, from the coding sequence GTGGAATCTTTGGCCGCCGTCGACGCTCGTCTGCATCGCGAATTGCAATCTCGCTACGAAGCGCTGGTGCCAGTTCTGCGTCACGGAACACAGTTGGGCGGAAAGCGTCTGCGTCCGGCGTTGCTGTTGCTTTCGGGGGCCGCGATGCACGCCGATCGGACGTCGAAAAACCCTTTGACGACTGAAGAATTGGCTACGACCGAAGATCACATCGTGATGGCGACGGTTGTCGAAATGGTTCACACCGCGACGCTGATCCATGATGATGTTTTGGACAAAGCAGCAACGCGTCGACATGTCCCCACGATCAATGCTCGTTGGAACGACGACACCAGCATTTTGCTGGGCGATTATCTGTTCGCTCAGAGTTTCTATCTTGCCGCGACGCTGCCGTCGACGCTGGCATGTCGTTTGGTTGGCCAAGCGGCCCAGAAGGTTTGCGAAGGCGAACTGCGTCAAGTTCTCGGACGCGATTGGCTGGATATCGATGAAGAAACCTATCTCGACATCATTCGCGGTAAAACGGCCGAGTTGACTCGCGTATCATGTCAGATTGGTGCGGATCTCAGTGGCGGCGATGAGAGCCAAGTCGAAGCGTTTGCTCGGTTTGGCAACGATCTGGGCATCGCCTTCCAAATCGCGGACGATTTTCTCGACTTGTGGGGTGACGACGACGACGTGGGCAAAACGTTGGGAACCGATCTGCAGCAGGGTAAAATCACGCTGCCGTTGATCAGGCTGCTGCGTCATGAAGACACCACGGTCGCGACCGCTGCGTTGGATGCGTTGCGTTTGTCGCCGGAAGATCGGCTCGCGCGAGTGATGCCGTTGCTGCGAAAGAGCGATGCGGCAGAATACACGCGAAAGGTTGCCGAGTCCTATCGTCGGAGTGCCATTGAAGCGATCAGCGGATTCGCTCCTTCGTCAGCCTTGGAATCATTGAAGACGATCGCTGATTTCGCGGTCGATCGCCGGTTCTAG
- the moaC gene encoding cyclic pyranopterin monophosphate synthase MoaC, whose translation MKPDPRSTHFNAAGEVHMVDVTGKDITVREAVASARIHMSADAAEAIRRGDTKKGDVLAVARLAGIAGAKWTSHLIPLCHAIPIEAVSIDFDWVDESDSDDDAVANQTLRCTATARTTAKTGIEMESLTAASTAALTVYDMLKSVDRAMVIDQVRLESKSGGKSGDFRRDTGDKA comes from the coding sequence ATGAAACCCGATCCACGTTCGACTCATTTCAACGCTGCGGGAGAAGTCCATATGGTCGACGTGACCGGCAAAGACATCACCGTTCGCGAGGCGGTTGCCTCAGCGAGGATTCACATGTCAGCGGATGCTGCCGAAGCGATCCGTCGCGGCGATACCAAGAAAGGCGATGTCTTGGCCGTGGCAAGGTTGGCGGGAATCGCTGGTGCGAAGTGGACGTCGCATTTGATTCCTCTTTGCCATGCGATTCCGATCGAAGCGGTGTCCATCGACTTTGATTGGGTGGATGAATCTGATTCTGATGATGATGCGGTCGCGAACCAGACGCTTCGATGCACCGCGACGGCTCGCACGACGGCGAAAACCGGCATCGAGATGGAAAGTCTGACCGCCGCCAGCACCGCCGCTCTGACCGTGTACGACATGCTGAAATCGGTCGATCGAGCGATGGTCATCGACCAAGTGCGGCTGGAGTCGAAATCCGGTGGGAAGAGCGGCGACTTTCGTCGAGACACAGGCGACAAAGCCTGA